The Kineococcus endophyticus genome contains a region encoding:
- a CDS encoding GGDEF domain-containing protein — translation MSQDPVIGAAAPQVPGDDHPRVPAWAPPWLRGGLAHVPSRWRGGGPAGVAGRALLLVTGTLVALTVWVLSPGTGDVLVLAGVAAAAVVLLGASSVLPWQRWSPRAPIVFPLAVMVALAVLGRGTEQVAGAYVPFFVLCFVYVGVFLPPHTAYGLLPAAVPLYLLSSEALEPTVVVRTVVVSCTWLLVAELLAQLARRQRAAADVLVRDARTDPLTTIGNRRDLEDRMVRLVPGDTVVVCDLDHFKQLNDTRGHAFGDQVLREFGAMLATHLRRDDYAARFGGEEFVLLLHASGTGPAMDVVERLRQTWCDGGGATTFSAGCATLDEVTSAQQALVAADAALYAAKREGRNCTRSAEAADGWGPRVGADSVRDLSHEL, via the coding sequence GTGAGCCAAGATCCCGTGATCGGGGCGGCCGCCCCGCAGGTACCGGGTGACGACCACCCCCGGGTGCCCGCGTGGGCGCCCCCGTGGCTGCGAGGTGGCCTCGCCCACGTCCCGTCGCGCTGGCGGGGAGGCGGCCCGGCCGGCGTCGCCGGCCGGGCGCTGCTGCTGGTCACCGGCACGCTCGTCGCCCTGACGGTCTGGGTGCTGTCCCCCGGGACGGGCGACGTCCTCGTGCTCGCCGGGGTGGCCGCCGCCGCGGTGGTCCTGCTGGGTGCCAGCAGCGTGCTGCCCTGGCAGCGGTGGTCCCCGCGCGCTCCGATCGTCTTCCCGCTCGCCGTCATGGTGGCGCTCGCCGTCCTCGGCCGGGGCACCGAGCAGGTGGCCGGGGCCTACGTGCCGTTCTTCGTCCTCTGCTTCGTCTACGTCGGCGTCTTCCTGCCCCCGCACACGGCGTACGGCCTGCTGCCCGCCGCGGTGCCGCTGTACCTGCTGTCCTCCGAAGCCCTCGAGCCGACCGTCGTGGTGCGCACCGTCGTCGTCTCCTGCACCTGGCTGCTCGTCGCCGAACTCCTCGCCCAGCTCGCGCGGCGGCAGCGGGCCGCGGCCGACGTCCTCGTCCGCGACGCCCGGACGGACCCGCTGACCACGATCGGCAACCGCCGCGACCTCGAGGACCGCATGGTCCGCCTCGTCCCCGGGGACACCGTCGTCGTCTGCGACCTCGACCACTTCAAGCAGCTCAACGACACCCGCGGCCACGCGTTCGGCGACCAGGTGCTGCGCGAGTTCGGCGCCATGCTCGCCACGCACCTGCGCCGCGACGACTACGCGGCGCGCTTCGGCGGCGAGGAGTTCGTGCTCCTGCTGCACGCCAGCGGGACCGGGCCCGCGATGGACGTCGTGGAACGCCTGCGGCAGACGTGGTGCGACGGCGGCGGGGCGACGACGTTCTCGGCCGGGTGCGCCACGCTCGACGAGGTCACGAGCGCGCAGCAGGCGCTCGTCGCGGCCGACGCGGCGCTCTACGCGGCCAAGCGGGAGGGTCGGAACTGCACCCGCAGCGCGGAGGCGGCCGACGGGTGGGGACCTAGGGTGGGGGCCGACAGCGTGCGTGACCTGTCCCACGAGCTCTAG
- a CDS encoding D-isomer specific 2-hydroxyacid dehydrogenase family protein yields the protein MPTPAVHIGPQDDPQLSEAVERGGGRVVPLADAVALVVVGGHGDLPELHDGIRWVQLPSAGIESWVESGVLDRDRTWTSATGAYSTSVAEGAVALLLAGIRGIGRAARATTWDNQALDGVQTSLRGATVAIVGAGGIGKAMIPAFLGLGARVLAVTRRGLPVEGAYETWAADRVRDVFAVADHVVLAAPATADTAALVGADELAALGSQGWLVNIARGSLVDTDALVAALRDGTIAGAALDVTDPEPLPDGHPLWTEPRAIVTPHSTNPSSLRGPLLAERVEENVRRFAAGEDLLGLVDLDAGY from the coding sequence GTGCCCACCCCCGCCGTGCACATCGGACCGCAGGACGACCCGCAGCTGAGCGAGGCGGTGGAACGCGGCGGCGGCCGGGTCGTCCCGCTGGCCGACGCGGTGGCCCTCGTGGTCGTCGGTGGTCACGGTGACCTGCCAGAGCTGCACGACGGGATCCGCTGGGTGCAGCTGCCCTCGGCCGGCATCGAGTCCTGGGTCGAGTCCGGGGTCCTGGACCGCGACCGGACGTGGACGTCGGCGACGGGGGCGTACTCGACGTCCGTGGCCGAGGGGGCCGTCGCGCTGCTGCTCGCGGGGATCCGCGGCATCGGCCGCGCCGCCCGGGCCACGACGTGGGACAACCAGGCGCTCGACGGCGTGCAGACGTCGCTGCGCGGGGCGACCGTCGCGATCGTCGGCGCCGGCGGCATCGGCAAGGCCATGATCCCGGCGTTCCTCGGGCTCGGCGCCCGCGTCCTGGCCGTCACCCGCCGCGGGCTCCCCGTCGAGGGGGCCTACGAGACGTGGGCCGCCGACCGCGTCCGCGACGTCTTCGCCGTCGCCGACCACGTCGTCCTCGCCGCCCCGGCCACGGCCGACACCGCCGCCCTCGTCGGCGCCGACGAGCTCGCGGCCCTCGGGTCGCAGGGCTGGCTGGTGAACATCGCCCGCGGGTCCCTCGTCGACACCGACGCCCTCGTCGCGGCCCTCCGCGACGGGACGATCGCCGGCGCCGCCCTCGACGTCACCGACCCCGAGCCCCTGCCCGACGGCCACCCGCTGTGGACCGAACCGCGCGCCATCGTCACGCCGCACTCGACGAACCCGTCGTCGCTGCGGGGGCCGCTGCTGGCCGAGCGCGTCGAGGAGAACGTGCGCCGCTTCGCCGCGGGCGAGGACCTCCTCGGCCTCGTCGACCTCGACGCGGGGTACTGA
- a CDS encoding MSMEG_6728 family protein, with amino-acid sequence MQTFLPYPDFARSAAVLDGPRLGKQRVETLQVLRALELPDYGWVNHPAVRMWRGCTPALVAYGLACTAAWTSGGRADSTERLIGEFAPQVVGRSQQDLADLMPPWLGDEALHRSHRSALLRKDPGFYRPVFGDDDPDDLPYVWPDPPSLEPRARSQGRLVWVARPETPQALGEFLTEGVVGLGTASGIDVDVRGAAEGATLRGLLKEVAPGKRPGKDLRVLDTFVNELTPGDEVAVPVEREGALLLGEVVGEYEFASGKGVSVRHRRAVRWGGRAERADVSPPALLQDPRHLFCVDLTV; translated from the coding sequence GTGCAGACGTTCCTCCCGTACCCCGACTTCGCTCGGTCGGCGGCCGTCCTCGACGGACCGCGGCTCGGCAAGCAACGGGTGGAGACGCTGCAGGTCCTGCGCGCCCTCGAACTGCCCGACTACGGCTGGGTGAACCACCCCGCGGTGCGCATGTGGCGCGGGTGCACCCCGGCCCTCGTCGCCTACGGCCTGGCCTGCACGGCCGCGTGGACGAGCGGGGGGCGGGCCGACTCCACCGAGCGCCTCATCGGCGAGTTCGCGCCGCAGGTGGTGGGCCGCAGCCAGCAGGACCTGGCCGACCTCATGCCGCCGTGGCTGGGGGACGAGGCGTTGCACCGCAGCCACCGCTCGGCGCTGCTGCGCAAGGACCCCGGGTTCTACCGCCCGGTGTTCGGCGACGACGACCCCGACGACCTGCCCTACGTGTGGCCGGACCCGCCGTCGCTGGAACCGCGGGCGCGTTCGCAGGGGCGCCTCGTGTGGGTCGCCCGGCCCGAGACGCCGCAGGCGCTGGGGGAGTTCCTCACCGAGGGCGTCGTCGGGCTCGGGACGGCGTCCGGGATCGACGTCGACGTGCGCGGCGCAGCGGAGGGGGCGACGTTGCGCGGCCTCCTCAAGGAGGTCGCGCCGGGCAAGCGTCCGGGCAAGGACCTGCGCGTGCTCGACACGTTCGTCAACGAACTCACCCCCGGCGACGAGGTTGCGGTGCCCGTGGAACGGGAAGGTGCCCTGTTGCTGGGCGAGGTCGTGGGGGAGTACGAGTTCGCGTCCGGCAAGGGCGTGTCCGTGCGGCACCGCCGGGCCGTGCGCTGGGGTGGGCGGGCCGAACGGGCCGACGTCTCGCCCCCGGCGCTGCTGCAGGACCCGCGCCACCTGTTCTGCGTCGACCTCACCGTCTGA
- a CDS encoding HAD family hydrolase, translating into MPDTAVLDVDGTLVDTNYQHAIAWFRAFRRFDVTLPVWRLHRAIGMGGDQLVTAVAGEEFESAHGDDVRDAWVEEFDPLLPEVQPFEGARDLLAELGRRGWTVVLASSGQGAHVDSYLDLLDARGLVAGWTTSDDADATKPAPDLLQVALERVSGRSGVLLGDSVWDCEAAGNAGMRSLAVRTGGFSVEELTGAGAAAVFDSLPELLGEIDRTEFARPS; encoded by the coding sequence TTGCCCGACACCGCGGTCCTCGACGTCGACGGAACCCTCGTCGACACGAACTACCAGCACGCGATCGCGTGGTTCCGGGCGTTCCGCCGGTTCGACGTGACGCTGCCGGTGTGGCGGCTGCACCGGGCCATCGGGATGGGCGGGGACCAGCTGGTCACCGCGGTCGCGGGCGAGGAGTTCGAGTCCGCGCACGGCGACGACGTCCGCGACGCGTGGGTCGAGGAGTTCGACCCGCTGCTGCCCGAGGTGCAGCCCTTCGAGGGGGCGCGCGACCTGCTCGCCGAACTCGGCCGCCGCGGGTGGACGGTGGTCCTCGCCTCATCGGGCCAGGGCGCCCACGTCGACAGCTACCTCGACCTGCTCGACGCGCGCGGCCTCGTCGCGGGGTGGACGACGTCCGACGACGCGGACGCGACGAAACCCGCGCCGGACCTGCTGCAGGTCGCCCTGGAACGTGTCTCGGGCCGTTCCGGGGTGCTGCTGGGGGACTCCGTCTGGGACTGCGAGGCCGCGGGCAACGCGGGGATGCGCAGCCTCGCCGTCCGCACGGGAGGTTTCTCCGTCGAGGAGCTCACCGGGGCCGGGGCGGCCGCCGTCTTCGACTCCCTGCCCGAGTTGCTCGGTGAGATCGACCGGACGGAGTTCGCCCGGCCCTCGTGA
- a CDS encoding S8 family serine peptidase: MPVPARIPTRALALGAAALTLTLAAPAQAAVPAATAGPAVHVDALRWVDGQPRLESRTATSSAAAARLVRSLDADPAVSDAQVRTTYQLTPTVTSTPVASPARRLLATDPYLRYAYHLSAVDAFAAWPTTQGAGVKVAVLDSGVDGTQPDLVGRVQQIGNFTRETSDIVVEHGTEVATVVAGAYGNGVGAAGVAPSVTVLAGKVCAKDGCPSDAVVAGITAAVRAGADVVNLSLGGPDYNRTTAAAVDWAVSQGVVVVASAGNSGDTGNPLEYPAGYPGVVSVSASLQSGAAAPWAQHNASVDLSAPGEKVLAGDPAEGGAHAYVLATGTSFSAPQVAAAAALLRAVAPTADAATVEGWLTRTAVRQAWPDGYGAGMLDVAAAVQAARAAQPSPSPGTTSPGTTAPSGTVSVPRARRALRPVPVVVTP; the protein is encoded by the coding sequence GTGCCCGTACCCGCCCGAATCCCGACCCGCGCGCTCGCGCTCGGGGCCGCCGCGCTCACCCTGACGCTCGCCGCTCCCGCCCAGGCCGCCGTGCCCGCCGCGACCGCGGGGCCGGCCGTCCACGTCGACGCCCTGCGCTGGGTCGACGGACAGCCGCGCCTGGAGTCGCGCACCGCCACCTCGTCCGCGGCCGCCGCGCGCCTCGTCCGCAGCCTCGACGCCGACCCCGCCGTCAGCGACGCCCAGGTCCGCACCACCTACCAGCTGACCCCGACCGTCACGAGCACCCCGGTGGCGAGCCCGGCGCGGCGACTGCTCGCCACCGACCCCTACCTGCGGTACGCCTACCACCTGAGCGCCGTCGACGCCTTCGCGGCGTGGCCCACCACCCAGGGCGCCGGCGTCAAGGTCGCCGTCCTCGACTCCGGCGTCGACGGGACGCAGCCCGACCTCGTCGGGCGCGTGCAGCAGATCGGGAACTTCACCCGCGAGACGAGCGACATCGTCGTCGAGCACGGCACCGAGGTCGCCACGGTCGTCGCCGGCGCCTACGGCAACGGGGTGGGTGCCGCGGGCGTGGCCCCGAGCGTGACGGTCCTGGCGGGCAAGGTCTGCGCGAAGGACGGCTGCCCGAGCGACGCCGTCGTCGCCGGCATCACGGCGGCGGTCAGGGCCGGGGCCGACGTCGTCAACCTCTCCCTCGGCGGCCCCGACTACAACCGCACGACCGCGGCCGCCGTCGACTGGGCCGTCTCCCAAGGCGTCGTCGTCGTGGCCTCCGCGGGCAATTCCGGGGACACCGGGAACCCCCTGGAGTACCCGGCCGGCTACCCCGGCGTCGTGTCCGTCTCGGCGTCCCTGCAGTCGGGGGCGGCGGCGCCCTGGGCGCAGCACAACGCGTCGGTCGACCTCAGCGCGCCGGGCGAGAAGGTCCTCGCCGGGGACCCGGCCGAGGGGGGCGCCCACGCCTACGTCCTGGCCACCGGCACGTCGTTCTCCGCGCCGCAGGTCGCCGCGGCCGCCGCCCTCCTGCGGGCGGTCGCGCCGACGGCCGACGCCGCGACGGTCGAGGGCTGGCTGACGCGGACGGCCGTGCGCCAGGCGTGGCCCGACGGGTACGGCGCGGGGATGCTCGACGTGGCCGCCGCCGTCCAGGCCGCCCGGGCCGCGCAGCCCTCCCCCTCCCCCGGGACGACCTCGCCCGGGACCACCGCGCCGTCCGGCACGGTCAGCGTCCCGCGCGCCCGGCGCGCGTTGCGCCCCGTCCCCGTCGTCGTCACCCCCTGA
- a CDS encoding sugar ABC transporter substrate-binding protein, whose amino-acid sequence MARQTARSSARRTSKRAGLAALLVLPLALGACGGGGGSASSGSSDTLRVLDYYNSDPNKTLWNDAIEACGKTVGMKISRESVPGESLIQKVLQQSSSKTLPDVLMLDNPDVQQIAASGALAPLDDLGIDSSGVADGVLKASTYEGKLYGLQPVTNTIALFYNKKVLEAAGVTPPTTWDELKTASAKLTQGEQYGFAMSNVNTYEGTWQFLPFMWSNGGDEKDIDTPQTAAALQLVKDLMDSKSLSQSSVNWTQADVADQFTAGKAAMMINGPWNFGTLDKVSGLEYGIVPIPVPQAGGKTVSPFGGEAWTVPQTGDEDKQKKAAELVQCLNSDDNEVKISLGTGTVPTKPALADQVTSQNPNLKAFADQVPDLRARTGELGAEWPKAATKIYTAVQNALVGGMTPEDALKQAQNG is encoded by the coding sequence ATGGCTCGACAGACGGCTCGGTCCTCGGCCCGGCGCACGAGCAAGCGCGCCGGCCTCGCCGCCCTGCTGGTCCTCCCGCTGGCCCTCGGGGCCTGCGGCGGTGGCGGCGGGAGCGCCAGCTCGGGCAGCTCGGACACCCTGCGGGTGCTCGACTACTACAACTCCGACCCGAACAAGACGCTGTGGAACGACGCCATCGAGGCGTGCGGCAAGACCGTGGGCATGAAGATCTCCCGCGAGTCCGTGCCCGGTGAGTCGCTCATCCAGAAGGTCCTGCAGCAGAGCTCGTCCAAGACGCTGCCCGACGTCCTCATGCTCGACAACCCCGACGTGCAGCAGATCGCCGCCTCCGGCGCCCTCGCACCGCTCGACGACCTCGGCATCGACTCCTCCGGCGTGGCCGACGGCGTGCTCAAGGCGTCCACCTACGAGGGCAAGCTCTACGGCCTGCAGCCCGTGACCAACACGATCGCGCTGTTCTACAACAAGAAGGTCCTCGAGGCCGCCGGCGTCACCCCGCCCACCACGTGGGACGAGCTCAAGACGGCCTCGGCCAAGCTCACCCAGGGCGAGCAGTACGGGTTCGCGATGTCGAACGTCAACACCTACGAGGGCACCTGGCAGTTCCTGCCCTTCATGTGGTCCAACGGGGGCGACGAGAAGGACATCGACACCCCGCAGACCGCCGCGGCCCTGCAGCTGGTCAAGGACCTCATGGACTCCAAGTCGCTGTCCCAGTCGTCGGTCAACTGGACCCAGGCCGACGTGGCCGACCAGTTCACGGCCGGCAAGGCCGCGATGATGATCAACGGCCCGTGGAACTTCGGGACCCTCGACAAGGTCTCCGGCCTCGAGTACGGCATCGTGCCGATCCCCGTCCCGCAGGCCGGCGGCAAGACCGTCTCGCCCTTCGGCGGTGAGGCGTGGACCGTGCCGCAGACGGGCGACGAGGACAAGCAGAAGAAGGCCGCCGAACTCGTGCAGTGCCTCAACAGCGACGACAACGAGGTGAAGATCTCCCTGGGTACCGGGACGGTCCCGACCAAGCCGGCGCTGGCCGACCAGGTCACCTCGCAGAACCCGAACCTCAAGGCCTTCGCCGACCAGGTCCCGGACCTGCGGGCGCGCACCGGTGAACTCGGCGCCGAGTGGCCCAAGGCCGCCACGAAGATCTACACCGCCGTCCAGAACGCGCTCGTCGGTGGGATGACGCCGGAGGACGCGCTGAAGCAGGCGCAGAATGGCTGA
- a CDS encoding carbohydrate ABC transporter permease: MADASVGSTSVASRTAPPASEPAGRGAGQKLRTRLVEVAFIVPAVVYLVLFFGYPVVKNVLMGFQEYTTKTFYTGEAPWVGLSNYSAVVGNAIFDRTLWNTVLFTAGSIVGQFALGLAIALFFHKRFALSGVLRSLILLPWLIPMIAGTAVWRWILDTDNGALNRILSAIPGLDLNPNWLTSPQLALVAVIGVNIWLGIPFNMTILYGGLQEIPEELYEAGALDGATGWRAFRHITWPMLRPVVTVVLVLGVVYTLKVLDVILGLTNGGPANSTQTISTFSYDMSFRQFDFGQGAALGNILILISLVFAVVYLRINRKAVDE, translated from the coding sequence ATGGCTGACGCCTCCGTGGGCTCCACGAGCGTCGCCTCCCGCACCGCCCCGCCGGCCTCCGAGCCGGCGGGGCGGGGTGCGGGGCAGAAGCTCCGCACCCGGCTCGTCGAGGTCGCGTTCATCGTGCCCGCGGTCGTCTACCTCGTCCTGTTCTTCGGGTACCCCGTCGTCAAGAACGTCCTCATGGGGTTCCAGGAGTACACGACCAAGACGTTCTACACGGGTGAGGCCCCGTGGGTCGGGCTCAGCAACTACAGCGCCGTCGTCGGCAACGCGATCTTCGACCGAACGTTGTGGAACACCGTGCTCTTCACGGCCGGTTCCATCGTCGGGCAGTTCGCCCTGGGGCTGGCGATCGCGCTCTTCTTCCACAAGCGGTTCGCCCTCTCCGGCGTCCTGCGCTCGCTCATCCTGCTGCCCTGGCTCATCCCGATGATCGCGGGCACGGCCGTGTGGCGGTGGATCCTCGACACCGACAACGGTGCGCTGAACCGGATCCTGTCCGCGATCCCCGGGCTCGACCTGAACCCGAACTGGCTGACCTCCCCGCAGCTCGCGCTCGTCGCGGTCATCGGGGTCAACATCTGGCTCGGCATCCCGTTCAACATGACGATCCTCTACGGCGGTCTGCAGGAGATCCCCGAGGAGCTCTACGAGGCCGGCGCCCTCGACGGCGCGACCGGCTGGCGCGCGTTCCGGCACATCACGTGGCCCATGCTGCGACCGGTGGTGACGGTGGTCCTCGTCCTCGGGGTCGTCTACACGCTCAAGGTGCTCGACGTGATCCTCGGCCTCACCAACGGCGGGCCGGCGAACTCGACGCAGACCATCTCGACGTTCTCGTACGACATGTCGTTCCGGCAGTTCGACTTCGGCCAGGGCGCGGCGCTCGGGAACATCCTCATCCTCATCTCCCTCGTGTTCGCCGTGGTCTACCTGCGGATCAACCGGAAGGCGGTCGACGAATGA
- a CDS encoding carbohydrate ABC transporter permease has protein sequence MSAVVPTRVQAGADVRPAGKAPRRPVYTVIGILILAFMLFPLYWMVNVSLQPAGNAVATPWFPFDFSLRGYTTAISEQGRNLVTSLLISLGAVVFSLLIATPAAYAMAHFKLGRWATVVLFGILVTQMVPGIVVANALYSAYSDLGLLNTLPGLILADSAAGIPFSIILMRAFMGSIPASIVEAAYVDGAGHVRAFFSIVLPMSRNALITAGLFTFLFAWGDFLFALTLTTTADLRPITLGLYTYVGSFVADWSPIMATAVLSSLPAIALLVLAQRYVAAGVTGGAVKS, from the coding sequence ATGAGCGCGGTCGTCCCCACGCGCGTGCAGGCCGGCGCCGACGTCCGGCCGGCCGGGAAGGCGCCCCGGCGCCCGGTCTACACGGTCATCGGCATCCTCATCCTGGCGTTCATGCTGTTCCCGCTGTACTGGATGGTGAACGTCTCCCTGCAGCCCGCCGGGAACGCGGTCGCCACCCCGTGGTTCCCGTTCGACTTCAGCCTGCGCGGGTACACCACCGCCATCTCCGAGCAGGGCCGCAACCTCGTCACGTCGCTGCTCATCAGCCTCGGCGCGGTCGTGTTCAGCCTGCTCATCGCCACCCCCGCCGCCTACGCCATGGCGCACTTCAAGCTCGGCCGCTGGGCGACGGTCGTCCTGTTCGGGATCCTCGTCACGCAGATGGTGCCGGGCATCGTCGTGGCCAACGCGCTCTACTCCGCCTACAGCGACCTCGGGCTGCTGAACACGCTGCCGGGCCTGATCCTCGCCGACTCCGCGGCGGGCATCCCGTTCTCCATCATCCTCATGCGGGCGTTCATGGGGTCGATCCCGGCCTCCATCGTCGAGGCCGCCTACGTCGACGGGGCCGGGCACGTCCGCGCGTTCTTCTCGATCGTGCTGCCGATGAGCCGCAACGCGCTCATCACCGCCGGCCTGTTCACGTTCCTGTTCGCCTGGGGCGACTTCCTCTTCGCCCTCACCCTGACCACCACCGCCGACCTGCGCCCCATCACACTGGGGCTGTACACCTACGTCGGCAGCTTCGTCGCGGACTGGTCGCCCATCATGGCGACGGCCGTCCTCTCGTCGCTGCCCGCCATCGCCCTGCTCGTCCTGGCCCAGCGGTACGTCGCCGCCGGCGTCACGGGCGGCGCCGTGAAGTCCTGA
- a CDS encoding ThuA domain-containing protein: protein MINVTVWGENRHEQLEPDVAKRYPNGMHGAIAEGIEANLGEAVTVRTATLDDPEHGLTEEVLAGTDVLTWWGHAAHDEVSDEVVERVQRHVFAGMGLIVLHSGHWSKVFTRLMGTSCTLRWRSEHDRELLWTVDPTHPIAQGVPHPLVIEEDEMYGEFFDIPTPDELVFISSFSGGEVFRSGCTFKRGFGKIFYFRPGDQDFPTYFHEGVRKVISNAVEWAVTVRPERTAPVLLRYDTEDFFNGHGYEGALDPEKQEKQQ, encoded by the coding sequence ATGATCAACGTCACCGTGTGGGGCGAGAACCGCCACGAACAGCTCGAACCCGACGTCGCGAAGCGGTACCCGAACGGCATGCACGGCGCGATCGCCGAGGGCATCGAGGCCAACCTCGGCGAGGCCGTGACGGTGCGGACCGCCACCCTCGACGACCCCGAGCACGGCCTGACCGAGGAGGTCCTGGCCGGCACCGACGTCCTCACCTGGTGGGGCCACGCGGCCCACGACGAGGTCTCCGACGAGGTCGTCGAGCGCGTGCAGCGCCACGTCTTCGCCGGCATGGGGCTCATCGTCCTGCACTCGGGGCACTGGTCGAAGGTGTTCACCCGCCTCATGGGCACCTCCTGCACGCTGCGCTGGCGCTCGGAGCACGACCGCGAACTGCTGTGGACGGTCGACCCGACGCACCCGATCGCCCAGGGCGTGCCGCACCCCCTGGTGATCGAGGAGGACGAGATGTACGGGGAGTTCTTCGACATCCCCACCCCCGACGAACTCGTCTTCATCTCCAGCTTCTCCGGCGGGGAGGTGTTCCGCTCCGGCTGCACCTTCAAGCGCGGGTTCGGCAAGATCTTCTACTTCCGCCCCGGCGACCAGGACTTCCCGACGTACTTCCACGAGGGTGTGCGCAAGGTCATCTCGAACGCCGTCGAGTGGGCCGTCACCGTGCGCCCGGAGCGGACCGCGCCGGTCCTGCTGCGCTACGACACCGAGGACTTCTTCAACGGCCACGGGTACGAAGGCGCGCTGGACCCGGAGAAGCAGGAGAAGCAGCAGTGA
- a CDS encoding Gfo/Idh/MocA family protein: MTRLVLVGAGGMGRAWLGTILRNPDAELAGVVDLDLDVARAALAEVEGQIDGVVAADVAVGQDVVEVARRTGADAVVNVTVPQAHHPVTTAALFAGFPVLGEKPVASTVAQALSLVAASEVSGQPFLVSQSRRYNPHVEEFRAQAAVLGDLGALSTEFFKAPHFGGFREEMAQPLLVDMAIHQFDLARYLLDAEPVSVYCESFNPPWSWYSGDANAAAVFEMSSGARYSFTGSWCAPGVETSWNGSWRLSGANGSAVWNGDDRPVLDADGEPGEFSDPGQEIAGSLAAFVAFLTRGAAFSGEVHDNVLSLAMVEAAVESAGSGARVQLDDVLDRAYARALADEQREDVATALKGWSSVRTALSGGR, from the coding sequence GTGACCCGGCTCGTGCTCGTCGGGGCCGGCGGGATGGGCCGGGCCTGGCTCGGCACCATCCTGCGCAACCCCGACGCCGAGCTCGCCGGCGTCGTCGACCTCGACCTCGACGTCGCCCGCGCGGCGCTGGCAGAGGTGGAGGGCCAGATCGATGGTGTCGTCGCCGCGGACGTCGCCGTCGGGCAGGACGTCGTCGAGGTCGCCCGGCGCACGGGTGCCGACGCCGTCGTCAACGTCACCGTCCCGCAGGCCCACCACCCCGTGACGACCGCGGCGCTGTTCGCCGGGTTCCCCGTCCTGGGCGAGAAGCCCGTCGCCTCGACCGTGGCGCAGGCCCTCTCCCTCGTCGCCGCCTCGGAGGTGAGCGGACAGCCGTTCCTCGTCTCGCAGTCGCGCCGGTACAACCCGCACGTGGAGGAGTTCCGCGCGCAGGCCGCCGTGCTGGGCGACCTGGGGGCGTTGTCGACGGAGTTCTTCAAGGCCCCGCACTTCGGCGGGTTCCGCGAGGAGATGGCCCAGCCGCTGCTCGTGGACATGGCCATCCACCAGTTCGACCTCGCGCGGTACCTGCTCGACGCCGAACCGGTGTCGGTGTACTGCGAGTCCTTCAACCCGCCGTGGTCCTGGTACTCCGGGGACGCCAACGCCGCCGCCGTGTTCGAGATGTCCAGCGGCGCGCGGTACTCGTTCACCGGGTCCTGGTGCGCGCCGGGCGTCGAGACGTCGTGGAACGGCTCGTGGCGGCTGTCCGGCGCGAACGGGTCCGCCGTCTGGAACGGCGACGACCGTCCGGTGCTGGACGCCGACGGCGAGCCGGGGGAGTTCAGCGACCCCGGCCAGGAGATCGCCGGCTCGCTCGCGGCGTTCGTCGCGTTCCTCACCCGCGGGGCGGCGTTCTCCGGCGAGGTGCACGACAACGTCCTGAGCCTGGCGATGGTCGAGGCCGCGGTGGAGTCGGCCGGTTCCGGGGCGCGCGTCCAGCTGGACGACGTGCTGGACCGCGCCTACGCCCGGGCCCTGGCCGACGAACAGCGCGAGGACGTCGCGACGGCCCTCAAGGGCTGGTCGTCGGTGCGCACCGCCCTGTCCGGCGGTCGCTGA
- a CDS encoding SgcJ/EcaC family oxidoreductase, producing MRTRTVLVPLLAGVALVTTACGGAAVAGQGPAAAPSSGPASPVQLTDAEVTDLFTSWNAALATGDAQQVADLYAPDAVLLSTLSGDVKDTPEEIRGYFADTFLPNRPQGEITESYIAVERPGLATHTGLYDFTVTDPATGQQSVVPARFTYVYSQQPDGRWLISSHHSSKVPA from the coding sequence GTGCGCACCCGAACCGTCCTCGTCCCCCTGCTGGCCGGCGTCGCCCTCGTCACCACCGCGTGCGGGGGTGCCGCGGTGGCCGGTCAGGGCCCCGCGGCCGCACCGAGCAGCGGCCCGGCCAGCCCGGTCCAGCTCACCGACGCCGAGGTGACCGACCTGTTCACGAGCTGGAACGCGGCGCTCGCGACGGGCGACGCGCAGCAGGTCGCGGACCTCTACGCCCCCGACGCCGTGCTCCTGTCCACGTTGTCCGGCGACGTCAAGGACACCCCGGAGGAGATCCGCGGCTACTTCGCGGACACGTTCCTGCCGAACCGTCCGCAGGGCGAGATCACCGAGTCGTACATCGCCGTCGAGCGGCCCGGCCTGGCGACCCACACGGGCCTGTACGACTTCACCGTCACCGACCCCGCGACGGGGCAGCAGTCGGTGGTCCCGGCCCGGTTCACGTACGTCTACTCCCAGCAGCCCGACGGCCGGTGGCTCATCTCCTCCCACCACAGCTCGAAGGTCCCGGCCTGA